The following proteins are encoded in a genomic region of Ctenopharyngodon idella isolate HZGC_01 chromosome 12, HZGC01, whole genome shotgun sequence:
- the nme2a gene encoding NME/NM23 nucleoside diphosphate kinase 2a isoform X1, whose protein sequence is MGSGVSSPKPLSTPPAQCAKCGTTLMSENEERTFIAIKPDGVQRGLIGEIIKRFEQKGFKLVAMKLIQADEDLLRQHYCDLTDRPFFPGLVRFMSSGPVVAMVWEGFNVIKTGRVMLGETNPIDSKPGTIRGDFCIQVVRNIIHGSDSVESANAEINLWFKPDEICDYTKCQDSWING, encoded by the exons ATGGGGTCAGGGGTTTCATCACCGAAACCCCTATCCACACCTCCAGCCCAGTGTGCCAAATGTGGGACGAC ccTAATGTCTGAAAATGAAGAGCGCACTTTCATTGCCATCAAGCCTGATGGAGTGCAGAGGGGACTTATCGGAGAGATCATCAAGCGTTTCGAACAGAAAGGGTTCAAGTTAGTTGCTATGAAGTTAATCCAg GCCGATGAGGATCTTCTGAGACAGCACTACTGTGACCTAACGGATCGGCCTTTCTTCCCTGGGCTTGTCAGGTTTATGTCCTCTGGCCctgtggttgctatg GTGTGGGAGGGTTTTAACGTTATAAAAACCGGCAGAGTAATGCTTGGAGAGACTAATCCCATTGACTCCAAGCCTGGGACTATCCGAGGTGACTTTTGCATTCAGGTTGTCCG GAACATCATTCACGGCAGTGATTCTGTCGAAAGTGCCAACGCTGAGATCAACCTGTGGTTCAAACCAGACGAGATCTGTGACTACACTAAATGTCAGGACAGCTGGATCAATGGCTGA
- the nme2a gene encoding NME/NM23 nucleoside diphosphate kinase 2a isoform X2 produces MSENEERTFIAIKPDGVQRGLIGEIIKRFEQKGFKLVAMKLIQADEDLLRQHYCDLTDRPFFPGLVRFMSSGPVVAMVWEGFNVIKTGRVMLGETNPIDSKPGTIRGDFCIQVVRNIIHGSDSVESANAEINLWFKPDEICDYTKCQDSWING; encoded by the exons ATGTCTGAAAATGAAGAGCGCACTTTCATTGCCATCAAGCCTGATGGAGTGCAGAGGGGACTTATCGGAGAGATCATCAAGCGTTTCGAACAGAAAGGGTTCAAGTTAGTTGCTATGAAGTTAATCCAg GCCGATGAGGATCTTCTGAGACAGCACTACTGTGACCTAACGGATCGGCCTTTCTTCCCTGGGCTTGTCAGGTTTATGTCCTCTGGCCctgtggttgctatg GTGTGGGAGGGTTTTAACGTTATAAAAACCGGCAGAGTAATGCTTGGAGAGACTAATCCCATTGACTCCAAGCCTGGGACTATCCGAGGTGACTTTTGCATTCAGGTTGTCCG GAACATCATTCACGGCAGTGATTCTGTCGAAAGTGCCAACGCTGAGATCAACCTGTGGTTCAAACCAGACGAGATCTGTGACTACACTAAATGTCAGGACAGCTGGATCAATGGCTGA